Part of the Cervus elaphus chromosome 18, mCerEla1.1, whole genome shotgun sequence genome is shown below.
GGGAACCAACCCTGAACCGTAAAGAGGGACTGGTTGGAGGGGAAGTAACATGTGTTCCTGGCATATATATCCTGAGGACTAAAGCATTTATACTAATAACCACTAATACTCTCCAAGCCAATTAATTACTACCTATTATCCAGGTCTTTTTGAACTCTGTGTGCTTTCAGGGCTTCACTCCTAATTTCCACAACAATCCTTAGGATAAATAAACTGTCCCCACATtctggataaggaaactgaggtttagagtggctaagtaatttgcccaaaggcTAAAGtcatggaggtggggtgggaactGAGGAAATGTGACGCAGAGTTGGCATCCGGGGAGGGATCCCATGGCTGCAACATCACACCTGGCTCCCCCTGCTGTCCATTGCCCTCCACGGTACATTTGTCTGCTGGCCCATCCATCATCACTGAGCTCAACGGAGGTCACCTTCCATGCACTAGAAAATAGTTCTTCTCATCCCACCCGCTGAGAATCCCGCACGACTTGATCTGCGTGATTGCTCATCGTCTGCTCCCTGGCCTTGATCATCTAGgtaacatttatttccttttcttcttgacCCCACAGACATCTCAGCCAAGCCCTGGTGGTCAGTCTTCATGCAGCAGCCAACAGTCCCCCATCAGCAACTATTCCAACAGCGGGCTCGAGCTTCCTCTGACTGATGGAGGTGGTGTGGGCGAGCTCAGTGCCATTGATGAAACCCCAATCATGGACTCGACCATTTCCACTGCAACCACAGCCCTTGCTTTGCAAGCCCGGAGGAACCCAGCAGGGACCAAATGGATGGAGCACGTCAAACTAGAAAGGCTCAAACAAGTGAATGGAATGCTTCCACGACTGAACCCCATTCTACCCCCTAAAGCCCCTGCAGTCTCTCCTCTCATAGGAAACGGTGAGTTCCAGCCAGACCTCATGTCTGcttgttgttttctgttctttcataGGCAGCCAGAGCACTGAGTAGGCCCAGTCCTTGGGTTTTCTGGTTGCTTGTTTCCCCACCAGCCCTAAAATGATGCTGGAACTACGCATATTAGTGTTACCTTTCTAGAGAGCCCATAttttattgggttagccaaaaagttcgttcaagtttttctgtaagataatatagggggaaaaaaaaaatcaatgaacttttttggccaacccaataaaagcAGACAGCAAGAGGATAATACTGGAATGAAAAGTAAAACTTTACGTGACTCATATTTTGATGGTGAAATCATCACTATTAGATCAGAGTAAGGAAATCTTAGCTGCAGAGGCATCCAGAGTTAGCCCCTGTCTCTGATTTCCACAGTCTACAGCCAGCAGGTATAAGAGTCATTTTGACCAATGTTGGCCCAATTCAGAGACACTGGGGGCCAGTGTCAGCCCCCAGTCATTTTGTGTTTTTGAGATTATACTCAGTACCTGGAGCAGAGCCCAAgtactcccccaccccaccaactcAGGTGCCTTACACATGCATAGGATGTCAGAGGAAGCCCTGAGAATGGGCATGAGACCCTCAGAATGCCTTCTGCCCTTGGACTTCCTGTAACTTGAGCACTGTGTCTACATCCTGTGGTTCTTCACTTTGCCCTTGCACTACACCTGCAAAGGAGCTTAACTCATCCAGggagttgtttctgctttgtttaaGCCAGGGAATCCATCACTGCAGCCTGCCACCTGCTCACCCACCCCCTTACTTCGTCCCTGGCCCTTCGGCActgcagggcaggggtgggtcACCATGACCAGACCGCCTGGCCCCAGAAACCAAAAAGAGTCAGTTTGCCGACACCTGTGTTGTCGTCCCGAgatgaacccgtgtctcccacgCTGTCTCTGCAGGCACGCAGCCCAGTACCAGCTGCAGTCTGGGCGGGCCCATGCCCCTCCTCCCGAACAGAAGCGACCTGTCTGGGGTGGACATCACCATGCTGAACATGCTCAACCGGAGGGACAGCAGCACCAGCACCGTCAGCTCCGCCTACCTGAGCAGCCGCCGCTCCTCCGGCATCTCCCCCTGCTTCTCCAGCCGCCGGTCCAGCGAGGCGTCCCAGGCCGAGGGGCGACCCCAGAACGTGAGCGTGGCCGACTCTTACGACCCCATCTCCACCGACGCCTCTCGCAGGTCCAGCGAGGCCAGCCAGGGCGACGGTCTGCCCAGCCTGCTCAGCCTCACTCCCGCCCAGCAGTACCGCCTGAAAGCCAAGTACGCCGCTGCCACGGGCggccccccgcccaccccgctGCCCAACATGGAGAGGATGAGCCTCAAGACCCGGATGGCCCTGCTGGGAGACGGCAGGGAGCCGGCGGGGACCCTGCCTCCCGTGCATCCTCCCCGGAGATGCAGCGACGGCGGGGCCCATGGTTACAGCCGGCGCCCACTGCTGCCCCAGGACGCGCTGGGCAACGGCGTGAGAAGAGCCAGCGACCCGGTGAGGACGGTATCTGAGAGCCTCTCTCTGCCCCGGGTGCAGCGGTTCAACAGCCTTAACAGCTTCAACCCTCCGGTGTTGCCTCCATCCCAGGAAAAGCGCAACCTCGTGCTTCAGAACTACACGCGGCCTGACGGGGGCCAGGCCCGCCACTTCCACTCCTCTCCCTGTCCCCCGAGCATCACTGAGAATGTCACCCTGGAGTCCCTGACCATGGACGCCGACGTGAGCCTGAACGATGAGGACCTCCTGCCCGATGACGTGGTGCAGTATTTAAATTCCCAGAACCCAGCCGGGTACGAGCAGCACTTCCCAGGCACCTTCTCTGATGACAGCAAAGTGCCCCACGGCTTGGGGAGTGGACCCGGGGACTTTGACCCACTGGGGCTGCCCGACAGCCATGCCAGCCACACCGGCAGCCAGCAGTACCGCGGCCTGGAGCAGCCCTGCCCTGATGCCAGTAAATCCGACCTGCCCATTCAGTGGAACGAAGTCAGCTCGGGCAGCGCCGACCTGTCCTCCTCCAAGCTGAAATGCGGCCAGCGGTCCATGGGGCAGCAGTCCCGGGCCTTCGGGTCGTATAGCCACATGGGTGTTCACCCACAAAATCCCCTGAGGAGTGGGGCTGGCCCAGCTGGGGGGTATCCGACCCTCGGGGAGCATGCCAGCTCCTTCGGGGGCCCGGAACACTTATTGAGCCACGGTGGCGGAGCTGGCACCAACGGGAATGCCTTCCACGAACCACCCTATAAGGCCCAGCAGTATGGGAACTGCCTCGCCAGGCAGCCTGGTGCCCCCAGCTTACTCGATGGGGCCTGCGGCCCCGGGATCCAGGCGGCAAAGCTGAAAAGCATCACCATGCAAGGGAGCGGGAGCCATCTGGATTTTGGCCTGTCGGTGGCCCCGAATGAGTCAGCGGGCAGCACGGTGAATGGCATGCCCACCCCAGACCCCACAGGGCAGGGGTACCTGCCGCAGCAGCTCCTCGGTGACAGCACGCACCCCCAGGGGGCAGGCCGCTCTGGGCAGAACCTGCTGGGGCAGGCTAGCGCTACCTCACACATCTATCAAGGGCCGGAGAGCAGCCTGCCCgggcctcccagcatcagcgtgcAGCTGCCAAGCGTGGCAGCCGTCAGGGGCTACCAGCCATGTGCTGGCTACGGGGGCGGCCGGCGCCAGGCTGGGCCGAGGGGTGGTCTCGCTCTGCAGCCGGGACAGCTCAGTGACCCGAGTCAGACCTGCAGGGTGAATGGCATCAAGATGGAGATGCCAGGACAGCCCCATCAGCTCTGTTCAAATGTGCAGAGTTACTCTGGTCAGTTCTATGACCAAACCGTTGGCTTCGGTCAGCAAGACATGAAAACTGGTTCCTTCTCCATGTCAGAAGCCAACTGCCTGCTCCAGGGGGCTGGCGCCGAAAACTCTGAATTACTCTCCCCAGGTGCTAACCAGGTGACAAGCACGGTTGACAGCCTCGACAGCCATGACCTGGAAGGGGTGCAGATTGATTTCGACGCTATCATAGACGACGGGGATCACGCCAGCCTGATGTCAGGAGCCCTGAGCCCAAGCATCATTCAGAACCTTTCTCATAGCTCCTCCCGACTCACCACGCCGCGAGCCGCCCTCCCGTTCCCGCCTCTGTCTTTGAGCACCACCAACATGGCAATCGGGGATATGAGCTCTCTGCTGACCTCCCTTGCGGAAGAAAGCAAATTCCTTGCGGTTATGCAGTAagcattaggggaaaaaaacaactgcCAAGAGACCTGAAACTTTAGGAGTTTAAAAGATTAAATTGACCCTTTTTTGTTTGGCTGAGTTTTTTTAGTTCTGTATGTATTTTAGCGATCTCATCTCACCTAACTGGGATGTGTTTCAAGTATATTCCTTTTATGGAAAAGGACTCTGAAAAACCCTAAAGTATTCTAGGGAGAAACTGTCTTCCATTTCAGTTTTGAATCAGTATTGTTACACTCAAAacatcctcttttaaaaaaaaagaaaactgtaagcctgttcctccctcccccacccccttttttttagTAAACCGGTGTAAATGGTGATGTGCGAGTTCTTTCTTTTCAGAGAGAGGGCAAGTGAAAGGATTTGACGTGTCTCTCCGTTATTCCAAGGAACTAGGAAGTTGGTGTGCTTGTGACTAAGGGGTTACA
Proteins encoded:
- the GLI3 gene encoding transcriptional activator GLI3 isoform X2, translating into MEAQSQSSTTTEKKKVENSIVKCPTRPDVSEKAVASSTTSNEDESPGQTYHRERRNAVAMQPQIAPGLGKISEEPSTSSDERASLIKKEIHGSLPHLAEPSVPYRGAVFAMDPRNGYMDPHYHPPHLFPAFHPPVPIDARHHEGRYHYDPSPIPPLHVPSALSSSPTYSDLPFIRISPHRNPAAASESPFSPPHPYINPYMDYIRSLHSSPSLSMISAARGLSPTDAPHAGVSPAEYYHQMALLAGQRSPYADIIPSAATTGAGAIHMEYLHAMDSTRFPSPRLSARPSRKRTLSISPLSDHSFDLQTMIRTSPNSLVTILNNSRSSSSASGSYGHLSASAISPALSFTYPSAPVSLHMHQQILSRQQSLGSAFGHSPPLIHPAPTFPTQRPIPGIPTVLNPVQVSSGPSESSQNKPTSESAVSSTGDLVHNKRSKIKPDEDLPSPGPRGQQEQPEGTTLVKEEGDKDESKQEPEVIYETNCHWEGCSREFDTQEQLVHHINNDHIHGEKKEFVCRWLDCSREQKPFKAQYMLVVHMRRHTGEKPHKCTFEGCTKAYSRLENLKTHLRSHTGEKPYVCEHEGCNKAFSNASDRAKHQNRTHSNEKPYVCKIPGCTKRYTDPSSLRKHVKTVHGPEAHVTKKQRGDVHPRPPPPRDSGGHSQSRSPGRQTQGALGEQKDLSNTTSKREECLQVKTVKAEKPMTSQPSPGGQSSCSSQQSPISNYSNSGLELPLTDGGGVGELSAIDETPIMDSTISTATTALALQARRNPAGTKWMEHVKLERLKQVNGMLPRLNPILPPKAPAVSPLIGNGTQPSTSCSLGGPMPLLPNRSDLSGVDITMLNMLNRRDSSTSTVSSAYLSSRRSSGISPCFSSRRSSEASQAEGRPQNVSVADSYDPISTDASRRSSEASQGDGLPSLLSLTPAQQYRLKAKYAAATGGPPPTPLPNMERMSLKTRMALLGDGREPAGTLPPVHPPRRCSDGGAHGYSRRPLLPQDALGNGVRRASDPVRTVSESLSLPRVQRFNSLNSFNPPVLPPSQEKRNLVLQNYTRPDGGQARHFHSSPCPPSITENVTLESLTMDADVSLNDEDLLPDDVVQYLNSQNPAGYEQHFPGTFSDDSKVPHGLGSGPGDFDPLGLPDSHASHTGSQQYRGLEQPCPDASKSDLPIQWNEVSSGSADLSSSKLKCGQRSMGQQSRAFGSYSHMGVHPQNPLRSGAGPAGGYPTLGEHASSFGGPEHLLSHGGGAGTNGNAFHEPPYKAQQYGNCLARQPGAPSLLDGACGPGIQAAKLKSITMQGSGSHLDFGLSVAPNESAGSTVNGMPTPDPTGQGYLPQQLLGDSTHPQGAGRSGQNLLGQASATSHIYQGPESSLPGPPSISVQLPSVAAVRGYQPCAGYGGGRRQAGPRGGLALQPGQLSDPSQTCRVNGIKMEMPGQPHQLCSNVQSYSGQFYDQTVGFGQQDMKTGSFSMSEANCLLQGAGAENSELLSPGANQVTSTVDSLDSHDLEGVQIDFDAIIDDGDHASLMSGALSPSIIQNLSHSSSRLTTPRAALPFPPLSLSTTNMAIGDMSSLLTSLAEESKFLAVMQ
- the GLI3 gene encoding transcriptional activator GLI3 isoform X4, whose product is MQPQIAPGLGKISEEPSTSSDERASLIKKEIHGSLPHLAEPSVPYRGAVFAMDPRNGYMDPHYHPPHLFPAFHPPVPIDARHHEGRYHYDPSPIPPLHVPSALSSSPTYSDLPFIRISPHRNPAAASESPFSPPHPYINPYMDYIRSLHSSPSLSMISAARGLSPTDAPHAGVSPAEYYHQMALLAGQRSPYADIIPSAATTGAGAIHMEYLHAMDSTRFPSPRLSARPSRKRTLSISPLSDHSFDLQTMIRTSPNSLVTILNNSRSSSSASGSYGHLSASAISPALSFTYPSAPVSLHMHQQILSRQQSLGSAFGHSPPLIHPAPTFPTQRPIPGIPTVLNPVQVSSGPSESSQNKPTSESAVSSTGDLVHNKRSKIKPDEDLPSPGPRGQQEQPEGTTLVKEEGDKDESKQEPEVIYETNCHWEGCSREFDTQEQLVHHINNDHIHGEKKEFVCRWLDCSREQKPFKAQYMLVVHMRRHTGEKPHKCTFEGCTKAYSRLENLKTHLRSHTGEKPYVCEHEGCNKAFSNASDRAKHQNRTHSNEKPYVCKIPGCTKRYTDPSSLRKHVKTVHGPEAHVTKKQRGDVHPRPPPPRDSGGHSQSRSPGRQTQGALGEQKDLSNTTSKREECLQVKTVKAEKPMTSQPSPGGQSSCSSQQSPISNYSNSGLELPLTDGGGVGELSAIDETPIMDSTISTATTALALQARRNPAGTKWMEHVKLERLKQVNGMLPRLNPILPPKAPAVSPLIGNGTQPSTSCSLGGPMPLLPNRSDLSGVDITMLNMLNRRDSSTSTVSSAYLSSRRSSGISPCFSSRRSSEASQAEGRPQNVSVADSYDPISTDASRRSSEASQGDGLPSLLSLTPAQQYRLKAKYAAATGGPPPTPLPNMERMSLKTRMALLGDGREPAGTLPPVHPPRRCSDGGAHGYSRRPLLPQDALGNGVRRASDPVRTVSESLSLPRVQRFNSLNSFNPPVLPPSQEKRNLVLQNYTRPDGGQARHFHSSPCPPSITENVTLESLTMDADVSLNDEDLLPDDVVQYLNSQNPAGYEQHFPGTFSDDSKVPHGLGSGPGDFDPLGLPDSHASHTGSQQYRGLEQPCPDASKSDLPIQWNEVSSGSADLSSSKLKCGQRSMGQQSRAFGSYSHMGVHPQNPLRSGAGPAGGYPTLGEHASSFGGPEHLLSHGGGAGTNGNAFHEPPYKAQQYGNCLARQPGAPSLLDGACGPGIQAAKLKSITMQGSGSHLDFGLSVAPNESAGSTVNGMPTPDPTGQGYLPQQLLGDSTHPQGAGRSGQNLLGQASATSHIYQGPESSLPGPPSISVQLPSVAAVRGYQPCAGYGGGRRQAGPRGGLALQPGQLSDPSQTCRVNGIKMEMPGQPHQLCSNVQSYSGQFYDQTVGFGQQDMKTGSFSMSEANCLLQGAGAENSELLSPGANQVTSTVDSLDSHDLEGVQIDFDAIIDDGDHASLMSGALSPSIIQNLSHSSSRLTTPRAALPFPPLSLSTTNMAIGDMSSLLTSLAEESKFLAVMQ
- the GLI3 gene encoding transcriptional activator GLI3 isoform X3; protein product: MSFEVLPYSLISLWQMQSYQKDESPGQTYHRERRNAVAMQPQIAPGLGKISEEPSTSSDERASLIKKEIHGSLPHLAEPSVPYRGAVFAMDPRNGYMDPHYHPPHLFPAFHPPVPIDARHHEGRYHYDPSPIPPLHVPSALSSSPTYSDLPFIRISPHRNPAAASESPFSPPHPYINPYMDYIRSLHSSPSLSMISAARGLSPTDAPHAGVSPAEYYHQMALLAGQRSPYADIIPSAATTGAGAIHMEYLHAMDSTRFPSPRLSARPSRKRTLSISPLSDHSFDLQTMIRTSPNSLVTILNNSRSSSSASGSYGHLSASAISPALSFTYPSAPVSLHMHQQILSRQQSLGSAFGHSPPLIHPAPTFPTQRPIPGIPTVLNPVQVSSGPSESSQNKPTSESAVSSTGDLVHNKRSKIKPDEDLPSPGPRGQQEQPEGTTLVKEEGDKDESKQEPEVIYETNCHWEGCSREFDTQEQLVHHINNDHIHGEKKEFVCRWLDCSREQKPFKAQYMLVVHMRRHTGEKPHKCTFEGCTKAYSRLENLKTHLRSHTGEKPYVCEHEGCNKAFSNASDRAKHQNRTHSNEKPYVCKIPGCTKRYTDPSSLRKHVKTVHGPEAHVTKKQRGDVHPRPPPPRDSGGHSQSRSPGRQTQGALGEQKDLSNTTSKREECLQVKTVKAEKPMTSQPSPGGQSSCSSQQSPISNYSNSGLELPLTDGGGVGELSAIDETPIMDSTISTATTALALQARRNPAGTKWMEHVKLERLKQVNGMLPRLNPILPPKAPAVSPLIGNGTQPSTSCSLGGPMPLLPNRSDLSGVDITMLNMLNRRDSSTSTVSSAYLSSRRSSGISPCFSSRRSSEASQAEGRPQNVSVADSYDPISTDASRRSSEASQGDGLPSLLSLTPAQQYRLKAKYAAATGGPPPTPLPNMERMSLKTRMALLGDGREPAGTLPPVHPPRRCSDGGAHGYSRRPLLPQDALGNGVRRASDPVRTVSESLSLPRVQRFNSLNSFNPPVLPPSQEKRNLVLQNYTRPDGGQARHFHSSPCPPSITENVTLESLTMDADVSLNDEDLLPDDVVQYLNSQNPAGYEQHFPGTFSDDSKVPHGLGSGPGDFDPLGLPDSHASHTGSQQYRGLEQPCPDASKSDLPIQWNEVSSGSADLSSSKLKCGQRSMGQQSRAFGSYSHMGVHPQNPLRSGAGPAGGYPTLGEHASSFGGPEHLLSHGGGAGTNGNAFHEPPYKAQQYGNCLARQPGAPSLLDGACGPGIQAAKLKSITMQGSGSHLDFGLSVAPNESAGSTVNGMPTPDPTGQGYLPQQLLGDSTHPQGAGRSGQNLLGQASATSHIYQGPESSLPGPPSISVQLPSVAAVRGYQPCAGYGGGRRQAGPRGGLALQPGQLSDPSQTCRVNGIKMEMPGQPHQLCSNVQSYSGQFYDQTVGFGQQDMKTGSFSMSEANCLLQGAGAENSELLSPGANQVTSTVDSLDSHDLEGVQIDFDAIIDDGDHASLMSGALSPSIIQNLSHSSSRLTTPRAALPFPPLSLSTTNMAIGDMSSLLTSLAEESKFLAVMQ
- the GLI3 gene encoding transcriptional activator GLI3 isoform X1 translates to MEAQSQSSTTTEKKKVENSIVKCPTRPDVSEKAVASSTTSNDSLADMSFEVLPYSLISLWQMQSYQKDESPGQTYHRERRNAVAMQPQIAPGLGKISEEPSTSSDERASLIKKEIHGSLPHLAEPSVPYRGAVFAMDPRNGYMDPHYHPPHLFPAFHPPVPIDARHHEGRYHYDPSPIPPLHVPSALSSSPTYSDLPFIRISPHRNPAAASESPFSPPHPYINPYMDYIRSLHSSPSLSMISAARGLSPTDAPHAGVSPAEYYHQMALLAGQRSPYADIIPSAATTGAGAIHMEYLHAMDSTRFPSPRLSARPSRKRTLSISPLSDHSFDLQTMIRTSPNSLVTILNNSRSSSSASGSYGHLSASAISPALSFTYPSAPVSLHMHQQILSRQQSLGSAFGHSPPLIHPAPTFPTQRPIPGIPTVLNPVQVSSGPSESSQNKPTSESAVSSTGDLVHNKRSKIKPDEDLPSPGPRGQQEQPEGTTLVKEEGDKDESKQEPEVIYETNCHWEGCSREFDTQEQLVHHINNDHIHGEKKEFVCRWLDCSREQKPFKAQYMLVVHMRRHTGEKPHKCTFEGCTKAYSRLENLKTHLRSHTGEKPYVCEHEGCNKAFSNASDRAKHQNRTHSNEKPYVCKIPGCTKRYTDPSSLRKHVKTVHGPEAHVTKKQRGDVHPRPPPPRDSGGHSQSRSPGRQTQGALGEQKDLSNTTSKREECLQVKTVKAEKPMTSQPSPGGQSSCSSQQSPISNYSNSGLELPLTDGGGVGELSAIDETPIMDSTISTATTALALQARRNPAGTKWMEHVKLERLKQVNGMLPRLNPILPPKAPAVSPLIGNGTQPSTSCSLGGPMPLLPNRSDLSGVDITMLNMLNRRDSSTSTVSSAYLSSRRSSGISPCFSSRRSSEASQAEGRPQNVSVADSYDPISTDASRRSSEASQGDGLPSLLSLTPAQQYRLKAKYAAATGGPPPTPLPNMERMSLKTRMALLGDGREPAGTLPPVHPPRRCSDGGAHGYSRRPLLPQDALGNGVRRASDPVRTVSESLSLPRVQRFNSLNSFNPPVLPPSQEKRNLVLQNYTRPDGGQARHFHSSPCPPSITENVTLESLTMDADVSLNDEDLLPDDVVQYLNSQNPAGYEQHFPGTFSDDSKVPHGLGSGPGDFDPLGLPDSHASHTGSQQYRGLEQPCPDASKSDLPIQWNEVSSGSADLSSSKLKCGQRSMGQQSRAFGSYSHMGVHPQNPLRSGAGPAGGYPTLGEHASSFGGPEHLLSHGGGAGTNGNAFHEPPYKAQQYGNCLARQPGAPSLLDGACGPGIQAAKLKSITMQGSGSHLDFGLSVAPNESAGSTVNGMPTPDPTGQGYLPQQLLGDSTHPQGAGRSGQNLLGQASATSHIYQGPESSLPGPPSISVQLPSVAAVRGYQPCAGYGGGRRQAGPRGGLALQPGQLSDPSQTCRVNGIKMEMPGQPHQLCSNVQSYSGQFYDQTVGFGQQDMKTGSFSMSEANCLLQGAGAENSELLSPGANQVTSTVDSLDSHDLEGVQIDFDAIIDDGDHASLMSGALSPSIIQNLSHSSSRLTTPRAALPFPPLSLSTTNMAIGDMSSLLTSLAEESKFLAVMQ